In Lepidochelys kempii isolate rLepKem1 chromosome 19, rLepKem1.hap2, whole genome shotgun sequence, the genomic stretch GGACCTTAACTGGTAAAATGCTATAATATATGGTGAAAGAAAGCACAGTACTCCACTGATACTGTACACAGAGTTAGAGTAAAAGATGTTGAGATTAAGCAGTTGAGAGAGGTATGTGACAGTTCTGTCCTGACCTAATACAAGTGAAAGATAGAGATGAGTGTTGTTGTGCCTGAACTGTGAAAGTTTTATGATAAAGGGTGGCTAAAATGATAACATTAGTATATAGTGTATATTTGAAAATCCTTCTTGGCATTAGTCATGGTTTTACTAAACAAGTTTGAGGCTTCATATCGGTAACATCTGAATGTAATGGCTCATTGCAATCTGATTTATATTTGATGAATGAAAATACTGATGATTTTAAGCACAGTGATTAGCCCAAATGATACTTCTCTAACTGATACAGAGAGAGGAAATGCAGATCGATCAATATTCATAGGATTTAGTCCcgtgttgttttttcccccagaatcCTTGACCTTGAAGATGGTGAGTAGCCAGCCAAAGTACGATCTAATACGGGAGGTTGGTCGTGGTAGTTATGGTGTGGTGTATGAAGCAGTCGTCAGGAAGACTTCTGCGCGGGTTGCAGTGAAAAAAATTCGGTGTCATGCTCCAGAGAATGTGGAACTAGCTCTACGTGAGTTCTGGGCACTGAGCAGTATCAAGAGCCAGCATCCAAATGTTATCCATCTGGAGGAGTGCATCTTACAGAAAGATGGTATGGTGCAGAAGATGTCCCATGGTTCCAGTTCTTCCCTTTATGTACAGGTACATGAAACTGGGAGGAGGATGGGAGTAATTTATGGGTATCTAGCTGGGCAGGAAGAAGTGGGGAAGGTATGGCTAGCTTTTTGTCTTTATATGCAGTGTAAACAATGCTAAGAGTTCTCTAGAGATGTTTGAATACAATGGGTTTACTAAACAGAATCCTCTGGATTTTCAGATTTATAGCCATGCAACTCCAGCAGACTTAATGGAAGTCACACAGCTAAAATCCCATCTAGCTCTGACAATTTaagggaatgaaaacaaaacacaatccaGATACACACTGTTGTATTTTCTGGGTAAAAGCCCTACAGTAGCTCTAATCATGAATGGACATTTGCTGATTTATTAAGACAGAACTCACACGGATTTCTAAATGCCAGCTGTCCTCAGTAGAGGAAGTAACCATCTTTGCTTAGGAAGCCATCGCTTAGGATTCTGCCAGTAACCAGGAAGTGCATTACCAGAATGCAAGAgagatttatttttactttttaaaaagggcaaataAACCTTAAAAGCTTTTGGAAGAGAAGCAAAGGTGATAAGGGCATGATAGGAATAGATATCTGAGAAAGTAAATTCATTTATGTATAAATATCACTCTTCATTGTGTGACTAGCACATCCAGTGAATACTTACCAAATGTTTACTTTATTTATATATGTCATGTGTTATCACATTAAAGATAAATTGTGAGAGTTGATCAGATATGTAATAATCAGACACTTGTTCCTGTTTTTTGCATCTAGTGCAGgtcttttattaaatatttgttatggTAGTGTTCAGTCAGGATTTAGGTCCCATTGGGCTGTGTGCTGTACAAACGCAGGAAGGCCCCTCACAATTTAGCagtcttttcattgtctttgatTCAGTCATTGTCCAATGTTAGACATGACTGCTGGGGAACATTGTAAAAATGCCTAGCTCACTGTTGTTAAAGGGAACATTGAGGTATTATACCAGTGTTAATGACATTAAACTAGGCGAGCTAAGGAAACTTTCTATTTTGGATTGATGGAATAAGGATGATCTACACTACACTCCAGAGGGCACTGCTGGAGTGACAAAGAGCATGGGTTCAAGTTTAATACATTTCTATTTATTATTACTGGTATTGTAGCACCTAGACGCCTCAATCAAGTCAGAGGTCATTTGTGCGAGACCCAAACATGGCAAATGATAACACCTGTCCCAGAATGCTTATAAGTATAGAATTATCTGTTGTATCTAGACTTTCAAAGAGGCTTGGGTAACTTTATAATGACATTTATAATTATACATGTTAAGATGGGGGCAGTCAAATCTCTTGCCCTGTTCCTACCCAAAAAATAGAACACTACAGAATTGGCCAGATGCAGTATGCAAGTAGTAAAGGGGAAGTACCTTCTTATGAAGCATTTGGGGAcagatactcagctggtataaactgaagccaatggaactatGACAGTTTAAACTAGTTGAGGACCTACCTGTTGGTGTTGTGTCACTGTCAGGGGTAGGATATTGAACTTTGTGGACTAAAGGTCTGAACCAAGGTGCTAAATACTATGAAGACTTAGGAGGACTttatggaagaagaaaaaaatgtactGCTAGGACTTATTTCTCTAAAAAGACTCCTCACTACTGCCATAGTGCATCAATTTCACTGTCATGAGGTGTGGGTAAAATGTGAATACGTAGTTTGAACATTATTTATGTTCCTTGTTCAGTCTctgcttatcatagaatatcagggttggaaggtacctcaggaggtcatctaggtcaaccccctgctcaaagcaggaccgatccctgactaaatcatcccagccagagctttgtcaagcctgaccttaaaaacttctagggaaggagattccaccacctccctaggtaacgcattccagtgtttcaccaccctcgtcgtgaaaaagtttttcctaatttccaacctaaatctcccccactgcaacttgagaccattactccttgttctgtcatctgctaccactgagaacagtctagagccatcctctttggaaccccctttcaggtagttgaaagcagctatcatatcccccctcattcttctcttccgtagactaaacatccccagttccctcagcctctccttataactcatgtgttccagttccctaatcatttttgttgccctccgccggactctttccaatttttccacatccttcttgtaatgtggggcccaaaactggacacagtactccagatgaggcctcaccaatgtcgaatagagaggaacgatcacgtccctcgatctgctggcaatgcccctacttatacatcccaaaatgccattggccttcttggcaacaagggcacactgttgactcatatccaacttctcatccactgtaacgcctaggtccttttctgcagaactgctgctgagccattcggtccctagtctgtagcggtgcattggattctcctgtcctaagtgcaggactctgcacttgtccttgttgaacctcatcagatcctccaatttgtctaggtccctctgtatcctatccctaccctccagcgcatctaccactcctcccagtttagtgtcatctgcaaacttgctgagggtgcaattcacaccatcctccagatcatttatgaagatattgaacaaaaccggccccaggaccgacccctggggcactccacttgataccggctgccaactagacatggagccattgatcactacccattgagcccgacaatttagccagctttctatccaccatatagtgcattcatccaacccatacttctttaacttgctggcaagaatactgtgggagaccgtgtcaaaagctttgctaaagtcaaggaacaacacgtccactgctttcccttcatccacagagccagttatctcgtcatagaaggcaattagattagtcaggcatgacttgcccttggtgaatccatgctgactgttcctgatcactttcctctcctctaagtgcttcagaactgattccttgaggactcgctccatgatttttccagggactgaggtgaggatgactggcctgtagttcccaggatcctccttcccttttttaaagatgggcactacattagcctttttccagtcatctgggacctcccccaatcgccatgagttttgaaagataatggccaatggctctgcaatcacatccgccaattcctttagcactctcggatgcaacacatccagccccgtgctcgtccagcttttctaaatagtcccgaaccacttctttctccacagagggctggtcgcctcctccccatgctgtgctgcccagtgcagtagtctgagagctgaccttgttcgtgaagacagaggcaaaaaaagcattgagtacatcctctgtcacgaggttgcctccctcattcagtaaggggcccacactttccttgactttcttcttgttgttaacgtacctgaagaaacccttcttgttactcttaacatctcttgctagctgcaactccaggtgtgatttggccttcctgatttcactcctgcaagcccgagcaatatttttatactcatccctggtcatttgtccaatcttccacttcttgtaagcttcttttttgtatttaagagcagcaaggatttcactgttaagccaggctggtcgcctgccatatttactattctttctacacatcgggatggtttgtccctgtaacctcaataaggattctttaaaatacagccagctctcctggactcctttccccctcatgttgttctcccaggggatcttgcccatcagttccctgagggagtccaagtctgcttttctgaagtccagggtctgtattctgctgctttcctttcttccttgtgttaggatcctgaactcaaccatttcatggtcactgcctcccaggttcccatccactttagcttcccctactaattcttcccggtttgtgagcagcaggtcaagaagagctctgcccctagttggttcctccagcacttgcaccaggaaattgtcccctacattttccaaaaacttcctggattgcctgtgcaccgctgtattgctcttgCAACCTTAGGAGCACAGCTGTATTAACAATTTCACTTTCAAGCGGCCATGTGTTTTTCACTCACTTTTCAGAAGAAGAGCCTCACTGTTGATTCAAAAAGTGTTCCTAGAAGGCTCTATTAGCAGTTGCTTtgacttttgaaaattctttCCAAGTATCCTTAGTCCAGtatgtattggtagtatgtggtGTTTATTATTAACACACATGGTTTGAAATGCTTAGTTTCCAGAATGTGCTGAAAGCCACCTCACAAGCTGAAGAAGCAAATGTACAGTTGTGTAACTAGGATTAACAAAGCTGATTAGTtgtttcattagttttcatgtaAATCAGTAACTGGAAATTCCTGCTCAAATATATTCCATGCATCTGGGAAAATAGCTAGTTAATAAGTGATTACTTTAAAATAACTTCAGCAAAAGCAGAAGCTCGTTAGTTTCTGTTGCTGTTTAGCTATGCATATTGATTGTTCTTCGTTAGAATTTATTCATGGATAGTACATTAGAATTTATTCATGGAGATGGAGTGAAAAGTAAGTTTCAGACTTCCATTACATAATGTTTCATCAGCAGAGGACAAGTAACTCCTTGGCGCTGTACCAGTGCTACCTGCTGAAACACTGTATTTGGATTAAAGTTAGAGTGGGTGAATGGCTGGGACACTGCCCAGCTGAAATAATGGGAAGGTGATACTTGGGTATCTTTCAGAATACTTTTATCTGCCCATAGCTCTAGGCTTTAAATTGGAGTTTGAGCTATGTTTTTCAGGCAGAGAGTTAGTAGGATTGTCAAATTCAttgacatttaaatttttttttaattttacatgaaaTAGATAAGAATGTAACTTTTGTCCCCCTCTGttcctttcttttattattttttcagtcAGTAGTTTTGTTTCTGTGAATTATGCTTCCTGAACAGGTATATGAAATCTCTCTTCCTTGTTACAGCTTGTAGAGACCTCATTAAAAGGAGAAATAGCCTTTGATCCCAGAAGCGCCTATTACCTTTGGTTTGTGATGGATTTCTGTGATGGAGGAGATATGAATGAGTACCTGCTATCCCGAAAGCCCAGCCGCAAGACCAATACCAGTTTCATGCTTCAACTCAGCAGTGCCCTGGCTTTCCTTCACAAAAATCAAATTATCCATCGTGATCTCAAACCTGACAACATTCTGATCTCACAAAGCAGAATGGA encodes the following:
- the PDIK1L gene encoding serine/threonine-protein kinase PDIK1L isoform X1; its protein translation is MKILMILSTVISPNDTSLTDTERGNADRSIFIGFSPVLFFPPESLTLKMVSSQPKYDLIREVGRGSYGVVYEAVVRKTSARVAVKKIRCHAPENVELALREFWALSSIKSQHPNVIHLEECILQKDGMVQKMSHGSSSSLYVQLVETSLKGEIAFDPRSAYYLWFVMDFCDGGDMNEYLLSRKPSRKTNTSFMLQLSSALAFLHKNQIIHRDLKPDNILISQSRMDASDLEPTLKVADFGLSKVCSASGQNPEEPVNVNKCFLSTACGTDFYMAPEVWEGHYTAKADIFALGIIIWAMLERITFIDTETKKELLGSYVKQGTEIVPVGEALLENPKMELLIPVKKKSMNARMKQLIKEMLAANPQDRPDAFELELRLVKIAFKDSNWDT
- the PDIK1L gene encoding serine/threonine-protein kinase PDIK1L isoform X2, with translation MSDRHESLTLKMVSSQPKYDLIREVGRGSYGVVYEAVVRKTSARVAVKKIRCHAPENVELALREFWALSSIKSQHPNVIHLEECILQKDGMVQKMSHGSSSSLYVQLVETSLKGEIAFDPRSAYYLWFVMDFCDGGDMNEYLLSRKPSRKTNTSFMLQLSSALAFLHKNQIIHRDLKPDNILISQSRMDASDLEPTLKVADFGLSKVCSASGQNPEEPVNVNKCFLSTACGTDFYMAPEVWEGHYTAKADIFALGIIIWAMLERITFIDTETKKELLGSYVKQGTEIVPVGEALLENPKMELLIPVKKKSMNARMKQLIKEMLAANPQDRPDAFELELRLVKIAFKDSNWDT
- the PDIK1L gene encoding serine/threonine-protein kinase PDIK1L isoform X3, with amino-acid sequence MVSSQPKYDLIREVGRGSYGVVYEAVVRKTSARVAVKKIRCHAPENVELALREFWALSSIKSQHPNVIHLEECILQKDGMVQKMSHGSSSSLYVQLVETSLKGEIAFDPRSAYYLWFVMDFCDGGDMNEYLLSRKPSRKTNTSFMLQLSSALAFLHKNQIIHRDLKPDNILISQSRMDASDLEPTLKVADFGLSKVCSASGQNPEEPVNVNKCFLSTACGTDFYMAPEVWEGHYTAKADIFALGIIIWAMLERITFIDTETKKELLGSYVKQGTEIVPVGEALLENPKMELLIPVKKKSMNARMKQLIKEMLAANPQDRPDAFELELRLVKIAFKDSNWDT